One Phaseolus vulgaris cultivar G19833 chromosome 11, P. vulgaris v2.0, whole genome shotgun sequence genomic window carries:
- the LOC137827566 gene encoding uncharacterized protein codes for MFVSFHISNTDSRLLLPTMVDCTCSFHPPAILQVLPLPRAAPSKLTFVCSSQRVLPIEELQLSNGGDGDPSEAVVDHSDYLDNGDEVVGFGDSLSEEVLKERIRRMRIGLANSGKVPWNKGKKHSAETRERIRQRTVEALRDPKVRKKMAEHPHPHSYRTKAKISDSLRRVWHERLKSKRLREDFLLSWTQSIANAAKKGGIGQEELDWDSYHKIRQQLELHQLMLAREKQREKLMAVTGAKNIILIWRENIAKAAKKGGSGEQELDWDSYERIQEEMIRLRQFQRTAEKAKKKELARVKAEKAARIKAIKRVILTRKRKERQERAKVKGNIKSHHCENTKEGKASLEVTQEFRPCNPSTKIHKSENTNGDLAREEDTFNCIFPAQNKLDLELIKREKMQKEVSLADQIQAARDRKGKLHT; via the exons ATGTTCGTTTCATTCCACATTTCCAACACTGACTCACGCCTTCTTTTACCCACCATGGTGGATTGCACTTGTTCATTTCACCCTCCAGCAATATTGCAAGTGCTTCCTCTGCCCAGGGCTGCACCCTCAAAGTTGACCTTTGTTTGTTCCTCCCAAAGGGTCCTCCCCATTGAGGAGCTTCAACTCAGTAATGGTGGTGATGGGGACCCCTCAGAGGCTGTTGTTGATCACTCTGATTATTTGGACAATGGGGATGAAGTGGTTGGCTTTGGTGACTCCCTCAGTGAGGAGGTGCTCAAGGAGAGGATTAGAAGAATGAGAATAGGGCTGGCAAACAGTGGGAAAGTTCCTTGGAACAAAGGAAAGAAACACAGTGCAG AGACCCGGGAGCGAATCAGGCAAAGAACTGTAGAGGCTTTGAGGGATCCTAAG GTAAGGAAGAAGATGGCTGAACATCCCCATCCTCATAG TTATCGAACCAAGGCAAAGATAAGCGATTCACTGAGACGTGTTTGGCATGAGCGGCTGAAGTCAAAACGGTTAAGGGAGGATTTTTTGCTTTCATGGACACAAAGCATTGCAAATGCAGCCAAGAAAGGAGGGATTGGTCAGGAAGAGCTAGATTGGGATAGCTACCATAAGATAAGACAACAGTTAGAGCTCCATCAACTTATGCTGGCCAGGGAAAAGCAAAGAGAAAAGCTGATGGCAGTTACTGGAGCAAAGAATATCATCCTAATATGGAGGGAAAACATAGCCAAAGCAGCTAAGAAAGGAGGGAGTGGGGAACAAGAACTTGACTGGGACAGCTATGAAAGGATACAAGAAGAAATGATTCGCCTGCGTCAATTTCAGCGTACTGCAGAAAAGGCAAAGAAAAAAGAGTTGGCAAGGGTAAAAGCAGAGAAAGCAGCTCGGATAAAAGCAATTAAAAGGGTCATCCTCACTCGAAAGAGAAAAGAGCGTCAAGAGAGGGCTAAAGTAAAAGGAAATATAAAGAGCCATCACTGCGAAAATACTAAGGAAGGCAAAGCTTCCTTGGAAGTTACTCAAGAGTTCAGACCCTGCAATCCATCAACTAAG ATTCACAAAAGTGAGAACACCAATGGTGACTTAGCTAGAGAGGAAGACACTTTTAATTGCATTTTTCCAGCCCAGAATAAATTGGATTTAGAGCTTATCAAGAGAGAAAAAATGCAGAAAGAAGTATCACTAGCTGATCAGATCCAAGCTGCTAGAGACAGAAAGGGCAAACTACATACATAA
- the LOC137827558 gene encoding cytochrome P450 703A2, with product MVLTTFISAMFLAALASKIIRHWLVRKSLFGHKNKGLPPGPPKWPIVGNLLQLGQLPHRDLASLCEKYGPLVYLKLGNIDAITTNDPNIIHEILVSQDDVFASRPNTLAAVHLAYGCGDVALAPLGPHWKRMRRICMEHLLTTKRLESFSKHRLEEAQHLVKDVLGRAEYERPINLREVLGAFSMNNVTRMLLGKQYFGSKSSGPEEAMEFMHITHELFWLLGVIYLGDYLPMWRWVDPYGCEKKMREVEKRVDDFHSKIIEEHRRVRECKKMRREEGDGDMDFVDVLLSLPGEDGKEHMDDVEIKALIQDMIAAATDTSAVTNEWAMAEVIKHPNILQKVQQELDSVVGPNRMVLESDLPHLNYLRCVVRETFRMHPAGPFLIPHESLRATTINGYHIPAKTRVFINTHGLGRNTEIWDNVGEFRPERHWPSNGGRVEISHGVDFKILPFSAGKRKCPGAPLGLNLVLMALATLFHCFQWTPPKGLNPQDIDTTEVYGMTMPKANPLFAVAVPRLPKHLYDSCNNVSNLESFS from the exons ATGGTTTTGACAACGTTTATCTCAGCCATGTTCCTAGCTGCACTAGCCTCTAAAATCATTCGACATTGGCTTGTGAGAAAATCTCTTTTTGGTCACAAGAACAAAGGGCTTCCTCCAGGCCCACCAAAGTGGCCCATTGTTGGGAACCTCCTCCAATTAGGTCAACTTCCACATAGAGACTTGGCATCTTTGTGTGAGAAATATGGACCCTTGGTGTACCTAAAATTGGGGAACATTGATGCCATAACCACCAATGATCCTAACATTATACATGAAATTCTTGTTTCCCAAGATGATGTTTTTGCCTCAAGACCAAACACTCTTGCAGCAGTTCATTTAGCATATGGGTGTGGTGATGTTGCATTGGCCCCTTTGGGTCCCCATTGGAAGAGAATGAGAAGAATTTGCATGGAACATTTGTTAACAACAAAGAGGCTTGAGTCCTTCTCCAAACACCGTTTGGAGGAAGCCCAACACCTTGTCAAGGATGTTTTGGGCCGGGCCGAATATGAGAGGCCCATTAACTTGAGGGAGGTTTTGGGTGCTTTCTCAATGAACAATGTGACTAGAATGTTGTTGGGAAAACAATATTTTGGGTCTAAATCTTCAGGCCCAGAAGAGGCTATGGAGTTCATGCACATAACCCATGAGTTGTTTTGGTTGCTGGGTGTGATATATTTGGGTGACTACTTGCCAATGTGGAGGTGGGTTGATCCTTATGGGTGTGAAAAGAAAATGAGGGAGGTGGAAAAAAGAGTGGATGATTTTCATTCCAAGATTATTGAAGAGCATAGAAGGGTTAGGGAATGTAAGAAGATGAGAAGAGAAGAGGGTGATGGAGACATGGATTTTGTGGATGTTTTACTATCTCTACCAGGTGAAGATGGAAAAGAGCACATGGATGATGTTGAAATCAAAGCCTTGATTCAG GACATGATAGCTGCAGCAACAGACACTTCAGCAGTAACGAACGAATGGGCCATGGCAGAGGTAATCAAACACCCAAACATTCTCCAAAAAGTCCAACAAGAACTGGACTCTGTGGTTGGCCCAAACAGAATGGTGTTAGAATCAGACTTGCCCCACCTTAATTACCTGCGCTGCGTCGTACGTGAAACCTTCCGCATGCACCCCGCAGGGCCGTTCCTCATTCCGCACGAGTCTCTCCGCGCCACCACAATCAACGGCTACCACATCCCCGCCAAGACACGTGTCTTCATCAACACCCATGGGCTGGGCCGCAACACGGAGATCTGGGACAACGTGGGGGAGTTCAGGCCCGAGAGACACTGGCCCAGTAATGGGGGCAGGGTTGAGATTAGTCATGGCGTTGACTTCAAGATTTTGCCTTTTAGTGCTGGAAAACGAAAGTGCCCTGGTGCACCCCTTGGGCTCAATTTGGTTTTGATGGCTTTGGCTACACTCTTTCACTGCTTTCAGTGGACCCCACCAAAGGGCTTAAACCCCCAAGACATTGATACTACTGAGGTTTATGGAATGACCATGCCCAAGGCTAACCCTCTCTTTGCTGTTGCTgttccaaggttgccaaaacatTTGTATGATTCATGTAACAATGTTTCTAATTTGGAATCATTTTCTTAG